One part of the Candidatus Zixiibacteriota bacterium genome encodes these proteins:
- a CDS encoding CHAT domain-containing protein, whose translation MPSLKYTKASKSFTGYLNKHYQGSVEIFFGKLGAEADNLIRTDLNKSEQFINKLNSMDNLLPDKYKAHLYRIRGRHYHLSGKYNDAYKWYIRAENSFTELRDFLNRAKIQKALLDVLIYRGKKEEALQMGRRALYYFKRSDLTDDYAQVMTNIGNLYHRIDENKTALRYYDKALKVFTRRKNKYAIALVQFNQANVLVNLNRINQAESLYRNSAKIYESINLSLFACQAEYSLAYISYLKGEYSHSLKEFSEVANKFASLGDKRCVALAELDCTEINLHLNLYGQVIEDASDIAKDFENLNMSYEQAKSIYFSAEAYFAHGDFERVNQLLIKATKLFEHSNVHWRMACRFLKARLNICENRPEAAIKSLQHISRYYKTSGNIRKYIDVRLALLDGLISQNKAGQAIRLYNILLKSTSGMAGYQKYIYYTLAGDLYSKRQDINRATKLYRRAIKVAEKSQLSIFPYEMRRFYWIDKLSTYEKLVSIYLAEKKYKQAFDILNRGKAILFDKNDSFDIKRQKTKSSSELWDEYKSLKASLRKALMPVGTESSERILNNNKKIHGVERKIWKINRSLPDTNKIYPDKSIPVDLLSIQDRLSDGEVLIQYAIRNQHPGAFVISNYSSDFISLASEMNGVRKLTRNFYFIVVKSIYDALDNQITKNILSEISEIIWNKIESKMPNAKKLFIIPDGFVNRIPFYALSCDDGSLIAEKYSTRILPSASFLSKGGKNKVFPKNIDVFAVTGDNLPGIESEKNIIRKHFPKARIYAGQNANSDQLRNSMRETNGLVHIAAHARQSYENELFSQILLDDGPLYTFDIYSCQINSRLIILSGCQTGDPGLFYKGNTTSLAQSFLFSGAKAVMASYWPISDDITGVFMDFLYRHLTSGMNCGEALRGAIFEMKSLTDDTRHWASFYLLGPG comes from the coding sequence ATGCCATCGTTAAAATATACTAAAGCCTCAAAATCCTTTACCGGATATTTGAATAAACATTATCAGGGTTCGGTCGAAATATTTTTTGGAAAATTAGGCGCGGAGGCTGATAATCTTATTCGTACGGATTTGAATAAATCCGAACAGTTTATCAATAAACTCAATTCTATGGACAATTTATTGCCTGATAAATATAAAGCTCATCTCTATCGCATACGAGGCCGTCATTATCATCTATCCGGGAAATATAACGATGCATACAAATGGTATATCAGAGCGGAAAACAGTTTCACTGAATTGCGAGATTTTCTCAATCGTGCGAAAATCCAAAAAGCTCTTTTGGACGTCTTAATTTATCGCGGGAAAAAAGAAGAAGCGCTTCAAATGGGTCGCCGGGCGCTCTATTATTTTAAACGTTCCGATCTTACCGATGATTATGCCCAGGTTATGACCAATATTGGAAATCTCTATCATCGCATTGATGAAAACAAAACGGCCCTGCGTTATTATGATAAAGCTCTCAAAGTTTTTACGCGGCGAAAAAATAAATATGCCATTGCTCTTGTGCAATTCAATCAAGCCAATGTCCTGGTGAATTTGAATCGTATCAATCAGGCTGAGTCATTATACAGAAACTCGGCCAAGATTTATGAATCGATAAATTTGAGTTTGTTCGCCTGCCAAGCCGAATATTCACTGGCGTATATTAGCTATCTAAAAGGCGAATACAGCCACTCCCTCAAGGAATTTTCAGAGGTAGCAAATAAATTTGCTTCTTTGGGAGATAAAAGATGTGTCGCATTAGCAGAACTTGACTGCACCGAAATTAATTTGCACCTGAATTTATATGGGCAGGTGATTGAGGATGCTTCAGACATTGCAAAAGATTTTGAAAATCTAAACATGTCTTATGAGCAGGCTAAATCTATCTATTTTTCGGCAGAAGCTTATTTCGCGCACGGTGATTTTGAAAGAGTGAATCAATTATTGATTAAAGCAACTAAACTATTTGAACATAGTAATGTTCACTGGCGGATGGCATGCAGGTTCCTTAAGGCCAGATTAAACATATGTGAAAATCGACCGGAAGCGGCTATTAAATCACTACAACATATTTCTCGGTATTATAAGACCAGTGGAAACATTCGCAAATATATCGATGTACGGCTCGCGCTCCTTGATGGATTAATCTCGCAAAACAAAGCAGGACAGGCAATCAGATTATATAATATTTTACTAAAATCGACTTCTGGTATGGCTGGTTATCAGAAATACATATATTATACGCTTGCCGGCGACCTTTATTCTAAACGACAAGATATAAATCGCGCAACAAAATTGTATCGCCGAGCCATCAAAGTCGCGGAAAAATCTCAACTTAGTATTTTCCCGTATGAAATGCGACGGTTTTACTGGATAGACAAATTAAGCACTTATGAAAAATTGGTATCTATTTACCTGGCGGAAAAGAAGTACAAACAGGCTTTTGATATTCTCAACCGGGGAAAAGCAATTCTATTTGACAAGAACGATTCTTTTGATATTAAAAGGCAAAAGACTAAATCCTCAAGCGAACTATGGGATGAGTATAAATCGCTAAAAGCTTCTCTGAGAAAAGCTCTTATGCCGGTTGGAACGGAATCTTCGGAGCGAATCCTGAATAATAATAAAAAAATTCATGGCGTTGAGAGAAAAATTTGGAAAATTAACCGCTCGTTACCGGATACTAATAAAATCTATCCGGATAAATCCATACCCGTCGACTTGTTATCAATTCAGGACAGGCTTTCAGATGGGGAAGTTTTAATCCAATATGCCATCCGCAATCAGCACCCGGGAGCTTTTGTCATAAGTAATTATTCATCGGATTTTATATCTCTTGCTTCGGAAATGAACGGCGTCAGGAAACTCACTCGCAATTTTTATTTTATAGTTGTCAAATCGATTTATGACGCTTTAGATAATCAGATCACGAAAAATATCCTGTCCGAAATATCTGAAATTATCTGGAATAAAATAGAATCCAAAATGCCCAACGCCAAAAAGCTATTTATTATCCCAGATGGATTCGTTAATCGTATTCCATTCTATGCTTTGAGTTGTGATGACGGTAGCTTAATAGCGGAAAAGTACTCAACTCGCATCTTGCCCTCGGCTTCATTTCTATCGAAAGGCGGGAAGAATAAAGTATTCCCGAAAAATATTGATGTTTTCGCGGTCACCGGCGATAACCTTCCGGGCATAGAATCAGAAAAAAACATTATTCGGAAACATTTCCCAAAGGCAAGGATTTATGCCGGACAAAATGCCAATAGCGATCAATTGCGTAACAGTATGCGCGAAACAAACGGTCTTGTCCATATAGCGGCTCACGCTCGCCAGTCATATGAAAATGAATTATTTTCGCAAATTCTTTTAGACGATGGCCCCCTGTATACATTTGACATCTATTCGTGTCAAATTAATTCCCGGTTGATCATACTTTCCGGTTGCCAAACCGGTGATCCGGGCTTATTTTATAAAGGGAATACTACATCTCTGGCGCAATCGTTTTTATTTTCTGGGGCAAAGGCGGTCATGGCGAGCTATTGGCCTATCTCGGATGATATAACCGGCGTGTTTATGGATTTCTTATACCGTCATCTGACCTCTGGAATGAATTGCGGAGAAGCCTTAAGGGGCGCAATATTTGAAATGAAGTCATTAACCGACGACACTCGACATTGGGCTTCATTTTACCTATTGGGGCCAGGATAA
- a CDS encoding BACON domain-containing carbohydrate-binding protein: protein MRNRMLWMLLAALCLSGAVYGQNSDPGFPDTVYISSVSVNAGEQAVLEVNFKSDEDLAAITLPLHWSSDDISLDSVSVVGSRVEYLSTTPYIIYPEENTVVFGAVVVMEADIAPGYGLLAKFYFDIPPGTPDQFIYVDSITRDIAFLMFTNPNSTSFIPEFFPGVITAGDPKLPPHINLSPTSMVFEGTVGFPSPAPQGLNISNGGEGELSWTAESDEAWLTVAPENGIAPSNISVLVDALELSEGQYSGNIIISCEEADNSPQYFPVTLNMIKLPPTIVADPQQITVSAVQGGDNPADRFLYISTSVLGSELNWTVANSESWLTLSPLSGSPPDSVTLSFDITGMTFGEYYDEIVIIDPEATNSPLVVPVSLQIVSDLPVIKIEPERLSVVIETGLDAESASFYIFNSGEGSMDFEISETSEKIISVNPVSGIAPTDVELTFDTELLEAGIYYDTIMITSTTAINSPFEYIIKYTVMANPPELYVIPSGLNFTYYECWQGVNPRPDYKHFQIENHGGGSLFWEAANKAEWLDVLYESGTEPIINTAKLNADGLPVGVYYDTIVITADNATHSPRKIAVTLSIVAGTETPEMTIRISSDSVYAQEVFGDVYVEKFSNCWEINMNTNTRCVARIENLYPGCMDYSIEENIPWLKFVETTGQAPNWIEAIVEIGDYKYGIYDDHFFIHSESASNSPIRVDLTLQVWRLHGDVDWNNRIDLGDAVKMVNHVFKFGPPPIPEYIVGDCNCDNRYNIGDIVVVINYIFSIGDKPCGNL from the coding sequence ATGCGTAACAGGATGTTATGGATGCTTTTGGCAGCGTTATGTTTATCTGGCGCGGTATATGGTCAGAATTCCGATCCGGGATTTCCGGATACTGTCTATATAAGTTCCGTATCTGTCAACGCCGGGGAACAGGCGGTTCTTGAGGTCAATTTCAAAAGTGATGAAGATTTAGCCGCAATTACTTTGCCATTGCACTGGAGTTCCGATGATATATCACTTGACTCGGTATCAGTCGTCGGTTCGAGAGTCGAGTATCTTTCCACTACCCCTTACATAATATACCCCGAAGAAAATACCGTCGTCTTTGGCGCGGTTGTGGTTATGGAGGCGGATATCGCCCCCGGTTACGGTTTACTGGCAAAATTTTATTTTGATATTCCCCCCGGAACTCCCGATCAATTTATTTATGTGGATAGTATCACCAGAGATATCGCGTTTTTAATGTTTACCAATCCCAACTCCACCAGTTTTATTCCGGAATTTTTCCCCGGGGTGATAACGGCAGGGGATCCGAAATTGCCGCCACATATTAATCTTTCACCAACCTCAATGGTATTTGAAGGAACGGTAGGTTTCCCCTCGCCTGCGCCGCAAGGATTAAATATCAGTAACGGCGGGGAAGGAGAATTGTCGTGGACGGCCGAATCTGATGAGGCCTGGCTTACAGTTGCCCCTGAAAACGGAATCGCACCATCCAACATTTCGGTTTTGGTTGACGCATTGGAACTCAGTGAGGGACAATATTCCGGCAATATTATAATCTCGTGCGAAGAAGCTGATAATTCTCCTCAGTATTTTCCCGTTACTTTAAACATGATTAAATTGCCCCCGACCATTGTTGCCGATCCTCAGCAGATAACGGTATCGGCGGTACAGGGGGGCGATAATCCGGCCGATAGATTTTTATATATTTCCACCAGCGTCCTCGGCAGTGAATTAAACTGGACGGTTGCCAATTCGGAGAGTTGGTTAACTCTCAGCCCGCTTTCAGGATCGCCTCCGGATTCGGTTACGCTGTCGTTTGATATAACCGGGATGACGTTTGGAGAATACTATGATGAGATTGTAATCATAGACCCGGAAGCGACAAATTCGCCCTTGGTTGTCCCTGTTTCTTTGCAGATTGTATCTGATTTGCCGGTGATTAAAATCGAACCGGAAAGATTATCAGTTGTGATTGAAACCGGGTTAGATGCCGAATCAGCAAGTTTTTATATCTTCAACTCGGGCGAAGGCTCAATGGATTTCGAAATATCTGAAACCAGCGAAAAAATCATTAGCGTTAACCCTGTCTCCGGTATTGCTCCTACAGATGTGGAATTGACATTTGATACCGAGTTATTGGAGGCGGGCATCTATTATGATACAATAATGATAACATCCACCACGGCAATCAACTCACCTTTTGAATATATTATTAAGTACACCGTAATGGCTAACCCGCCTGAATTATATGTTATTCCCTCAGGTCTCAATTTTACTTACTACGAATGCTGGCAAGGAGTTAATCCCCGGCCGGATTATAAACATTTCCAGATTGAAAATCACGGTGGCGGTTCTCTCTTTTGGGAAGCGGCCAATAAGGCGGAGTGGCTGGACGTTCTATATGAATCGGGGACGGAACCCATAATTAATACGGCTAAACTTAATGCTGATGGATTGCCGGTTGGAGTTTATTATGACACGATCGTCATAACGGCCGATAACGCTACGCATAGCCCCAGGAAAATTGCCGTTACCCTCAGCATAGTGGCAGGCACAGAAACGCCTGAAATGACCATTCGCATATCAAGTGATTCGGTTTATGCGCAGGAAGTTTTTGGAGATGTTTATGTGGAGAAATTCAGTAATTGCTGGGAAATTAATATGAATACGAATACGAGGTGCGTAGCTCGCATAGAGAATCTTTATCCGGGCTGTATGGATTATTCAATTGAAGAAAATATTCCATGGTTGAAGTTTGTAGAAACGACTGGTCAAGCTCCCAACTGGATAGAGGCAATAGTCGAAATTGGAGATTACAAATACGGGATTTATGACGATCATTTCTTTATTCATTCGGAATCGGCGTCAAATTCACCTATCAGGGTCGACTTAACGCTTCAGGTTTGGCGTTTACATGGCGATGTGGACTGGAACAACCGTATTGACCTCGGCGATGCCGTCAAAATGGTTAATCATGTTTTTAAGTTTGGTCCTCCACCGATCCCCGAGTATATAGTTGGCGACTGCAATTGCGATAATCGCTACAATATCGGTGATATAGTGGTTGTCATTAATTATATATTTAGTATCGGCGATAAACCGTGCGGTAATCTATAA
- the lgt gene encoding prolipoprotein diacylglyceryl transferase has protein sequence MPIVGYYVHDIDPVLLHIWGEFGIRYYGIAYALGFLIAIYLFIQYRKKGFIAITAEQQSSLLFALVLGVLIGGRLGYVLFYDFQDTISNPLSIFAVWKGGMASHGGFIGVIIAGWIITRKIGMPFFKLGDFLATMAAPGLMLGRIANFINGELWGTPSNVSWAVIFPSSAPVGTPVELIQPRHPSQLYEAALEGLFLFIYTQWRIWRTDALKSPGRISGEFLILYAIVRIIGEQFREYDSPPILGMSRGIFYSLFMIILGTIFIIKSGQQPKSEL, from the coding sequence ATGCCCATTGTCGGATACTACGTTCATGATATCGATCCCGTGCTACTCCATATCTGGGGTGAGTTTGGCATTCGTTACTATGGAATTGCCTATGCTTTGGGATTTCTTATCGCAATTTACCTATTTATACAATATCGAAAAAAAGGATTTATTGCCATTACCGCCGAGCAGCAAAGCTCACTTCTTTTCGCCTTAGTGTTGGGAGTATTAATCGGCGGTCGCTTGGGATATGTTCTTTTTTATGATTTTCAGGATACTATTTCAAATCCCCTATCTATTTTTGCCGTCTGGAAAGGCGGTATGGCCAGCCATGGCGGCTTTATCGGTGTAATTATCGCCGGCTGGATTATAACCCGAAAGATAGGGATGCCGTTTTTCAAACTTGGTGATTTTTTAGCAACCATGGCTGCTCCGGGTCTGATGTTGGGACGAATCGCCAATTTTATAAACGGAGAATTATGGGGCACTCCATCGAATGTATCATGGGCGGTCATTTTTCCTTCCAGCGCCCCGGTGGGAACGCCGGTCGAATTAATCCAACCGCGCCATCCGTCACAATTATATGAGGCCGCCCTGGAGGGTCTCTTTCTTTTTATATATACTCAATGGCGAATATGGAGAACCGATGCTTTGAAGTCACCGGGCCGCATCAGCGGTGAATTTTTAATTTTGTACGCCATTGTCCGCATTATCGGAGAGCAATTTCGCGAATATGACTCTCCCCCGATTTTGGGCATGAGCCGGGGGATTTTTTATAGTCTATTCATGATTATACTGGGTACGATTTTTATAATTAAATCCGGGCAACAGCCTAAATCAGAATTATAA
- the rpmG gene encoding 50S ribosomal protein L33: MAKAGNRIIIRLKSTESGYMYTTTKNKRNTPDRIQIKKFDPLVRKHVIFKETR; encoded by the coding sequence ATGGCTAAGGCAGGAAACCGAATAATAATCAGACTGAAAAGCACCGAAAGCGGGTATATGTACACCACTACTAAGAATAAAAGAAATACGCCGGATAGGATCCAGATTAAGAAATTCGATCCGCTGGTTCGCAAACATGTTATCTTCAAAGAAACACGATAA
- a CDS encoding S8 family serine peptidase, with translation MNIRIQRHYYRALFTLILLCFSSFNYAIIEEDRIICQVYSPQEIENILDSLGATIIAEIDESNLFLLRLPSASDVETVVEKLSDMPEVEMAQPNYIYCAINPYQISQPFVDYDAPPFQEGVSPEHYYQQYSQTGISIDAAHQICRGENILIAIIDGGLDNNHPIFYNHLSELSYDFVSNDAAPWVSLGRMADHGTFVAGIVARSAPEASLMILKSFNSSGNSTSFRIAQSISYAVEHGARVINMSFGMDEFDPVISKELDRACENNVLLVAAAGNEGQFINKFPAGHDCVVNVTAVDSLDKKADFSNYWYSVSLTAPGVNVYGPLSYDEGWGWWGGTSFAAPFVSGLAALAFQAHPEESNQEIINRIRRYSINIDDLNSEYISTLGDGRIVFPLSVFVNGDIDSNLKVNLGDVVFLINHIYKNGPSPVVNQASDNNCDLQVNVGDAVFLINYIFRNGPSPGCD, from the coding sequence ATGAATATAAGAATTCAGAGACATTACTATCGCGCCTTATTCACTCTAATCTTGCTGTGTTTTTCTTCATTCAATTACGCCATCATCGAAGAGGATCGAATCATTTGCCAGGTTTATTCCCCGCAGGAAATTGAGAATATCCTTGACTCGCTTGGCGCGACTATTATAGCTGAAATTGACGAGAGTAATCTTTTTCTTCTTCGTCTCCCCAGTGCGAGCGATGTAGAAACGGTGGTGGAAAAATTAAGCGACATGCCGGAAGTAGAAATGGCCCAGCCAAATTATATTTACTGCGCCATTAATCCCTATCAAATCAGCCAGCCTTTTGTTGATTATGATGCTCCGCCATTCCAGGAAGGGGTTAGTCCGGAGCATTATTATCAGCAATATTCTCAAACGGGTATTTCTATTGATGCGGCCCATCAAATATGCCGCGGCGAAAATATATTAATTGCAATTATCGACGGGGGACTGGATAATAATCACCCGATTTTTTACAACCATTTAAGCGAATTATCTTATGACTTTGTATCAAACGATGCGGCTCCATGGGTAAGCCTGGGTCGAATGGCAGATCATGGTACTTTTGTTGCCGGGATTGTCGCTCGCAGCGCTCCCGAAGCGTCATTAATGATATTAAAAAGTTTTAACAGCAGCGGCAACAGTACCAGTTTTCGGATAGCGCAAAGCATCAGTTACGCCGTTGAACATGGGGCCCGAGTTATTAATATGAGTTTTGGTATGGATGAATTTGATCCTGTTATTTCCAAAGAGCTCGATCGAGCATGCGAAAACAACGTGCTTCTGGTTGCGGCGGCCGGAAATGAAGGCCAGTTTATAAATAAATTCCCTGCCGGTCATGACTGCGTCGTTAACGTAACTGCCGTCGATTCGCTGGATAAAAAAGCGGATTTTTCAAATTATTGGTACAGCGTTAGCCTGACTGCGCCGGGAGTCAATGTCTATGGTCCGTTGTCGTATGATGAGGGATGGGGATGGTGGGGCGGAACATCGTTTGCGGCGCCGTTTGTATCGGGATTGGCCGCGCTTGCGTTTCAAGCCCATCCTGAAGAGAGTAATCAGGAAATTATCAACCGTATAAGACGCTATTCAATCAACATTGACGATTTAAACTCAGAATATATATCAACGTTGGGTGACGGTAGAATAGTTTTTCCTTTATCTGTATTTGTAAATGGTGATATAGATAGCAATCTTAAGGTCAATTTGGGCGACGTTGTATTCCTAATCAATCATATTTACAAAAACGGACCCTCCCCTGTCGTAAATCAAGCCAGCGATAATAATTGTGATTTACAGGTTAATGTCGGAGATGCCGTATTTTTGATAAATTATATATTTCGAAACGGCCCCTCGCCCGGCTGTGATTAG
- a CDS encoding sigma-70 family RNA polymerase sigma factor: MAGVQNKSIEKLVDGCRRGNKNDWSELIDRLTPIIFSACHKFGLSREESFDVFGKISLMLLENLGAIRDERQIYGYVLTASSREAGALKARDRKLREKIKQIGLNRYFFNPCDSNLPKLIQKDDLTILVRAFSALSKKCRTLLNLLFFDTDNASYKNIAKKLGMPVSSIGPTRGRCLGKLRLKMKEFGYEE, translated from the coding sequence ATGGCTGGAGTTCAAAATAAAAGTATTGAGAAATTAGTCGACGGCTGCCGGCGTGGCAATAAAAACGACTGGTCCGAGCTGATTGACAGGCTCACGCCGATTATATTTTCGGCGTGTCATAAATTTGGTTTATCTCGAGAAGAAAGCTTTGATGTCTTTGGGAAAATATCACTGATGTTACTTGAGAATCTCGGGGCTATCAGGGATGAACGTCAAATTTACGGATACGTATTAACAGCCAGTTCTCGGGAAGCAGGAGCCTTGAAAGCTCGTGACCGAAAGTTGAGAGAGAAGATAAAACAGATTGGCCTGAATCGATATTTTTTTAACCCCTGCGATTCGAATTTGCCAAAATTGATTCAAAAAGATGATTTAACGATTTTAGTCCGGGCCTTCTCCGCGCTTTCAAAAAAATGTCGCACACTACTTAATTTATTGTTTTTTGATACGGATAACGCCTCATATAAGAATATCGCCAAAAAGCTCGGTATGCCCGTCTCATCAATCGGTCCTACCCGGGGCCGATGCCTGGGAAAACTTCGTCTCAAAATGAAAGAATTTGGCTATGAAGAATAA